A part of Desulfomicrobium baculatum DSM 4028 genomic DNA contains:
- the coaD gene encoding pantetheine-phosphate adenylyltransferase → MAQKLERVAVYPGTFDPFTNGHLSLVRRGLEVFDRVIVAVAKDSGKNPLFNLDERVEMIREVFRGQLRVEVEGFSGLLVEYVPSKGANTILRGLRAVSDFEYEFQMALMNRKLKPSIHTVFMMTDYRWLYISSTIIKDVARLGGVVEGLVPESILARVVARMDEQRSAKALSASGEPQQT, encoded by the coding sequence ATGGCGCAGAAACTAGAGCGGGTGGCGGTCTATCCGGGCACCTTCGACCCTTTCACCAATGGGCATCTGAGTCTGGTGCGGCGGGGGCTGGAAGTCTTCGACAGGGTCATCGTGGCCGTGGCCAAGGATTCGGGCAAGAACCCTCTTTTCAACCTTGACGAGCGGGTGGAGATGATCCGCGAGGTTTTTCGCGGACAACTGCGTGTCGAGGTGGAGGGTTTTTCCGGACTTCTGGTCGAGTACGTGCCGAGCAAGGGGGCCAACACGATCCTGCGCGGCCTCCGGGCGGTCTCGGATTTCGAATACGAATTTCAGATGGCCCTCATGAATCGCAAACTCAAGCCCAGCATCCACACAGTCTTCATGATGACGGATTACCGCTGGCTCTACATCAGTTCGACCATCATCAAGGATGTGGCCAGACTCGGCGGAGTGGTCGAAGGGCTGGTGCCCGAAAGTATCCTGGCCCGCGTGGTCGCGCGCATGGATGAACAGCGGAGCGCCAAGGCCCTGTCCGCTTCCGGAGAGCCGCAGCAAACATGA
- the miaA gene encoding tRNA (adenosine(37)-N6)-dimethylallyltransferase MiaA: protein MTDISLLCLVGATGTGKTAAALALAQALRGGVVNFDSRQVYAGLGVVTAQPTAEERAVCPHALYGYLPINTPVRAGAFAGEIMDQAGTYQTQGLTPILVGGTGLYLKSLVDGLAPIPDIDPQIREDVVRECRDQGSQVLHGRLQLIDPDYAAKIHPNDPQRICRALEVFTATGQTLTWWHGRTCRPAGLRVLKIGLSADLASLTPRLARRIDLMLEAGAQDEVRLAYAGCPDRFAPGFSGIGCPELLAVMLDGVSLDQARRDWLRSTRAYAKRQLTWFNKDSEIFWHHPEDVDGIVTRARQFLESASAG, encoded by the coding sequence ATGACGGACATCTCGCTTCTTTGTCTGGTCGGAGCCACGGGCACGGGCAAGACCGCGGCGGCGCTGGCTCTGGCCCAGGCGCTTCGCGGCGGAGTGGTCAATTTCGATTCCCGTCAGGTCTATGCCGGACTCGGGGTGGTCACGGCCCAGCCCACGGCAGAGGAGCGGGCCGTCTGTCCGCACGCCCTGTACGGATACCTGCCCATAAACACCCCTGTCCGGGCCGGGGCCTTTGCCGGCGAAATCATGGATCAGGCCGGAACCTATCAAACTCAGGGGCTGACACCCATCCTTGTCGGCGGGACCGGCCTTTATCTGAAAAGTCTTGTCGATGGACTGGCTCCCATTCCCGACATTGATCCGCAGATCCGGGAGGACGTGGTCCGCGAGTGCCGTGATCAGGGTTCGCAGGTTCTGCACGGCCGTTTGCAGCTCATCGATCCGGACTATGCCGCCAAAATCCATCCCAACGACCCCCAGCGCATCTGCCGCGCCCTGGAAGTGTTCACCGCCACGGGCCAGACCCTGACCTGGTGGCACGGCCGGACTTGCCGTCCCGCGGGCCTGCGGGTGCTCAAGATCGGGCTTTCCGCCGACCTGGCCTCGCTGACGCCGCGTCTGGCGCGGCGTATCGATCTGATGCTTGAGGCCGGAGCCCAGGACGAAGTGCGGCTGGCCTATGCAGGCTGTCCGGACCGCTTCGCGCCGGGGTTTTCCGGCATCGGCTGTCCGGAGCTTCTGGCCGTCATGCTCGACGGAGTGAGCCTTGACCAGGCCCGCCGTGACTGGCTGCGCAGCACCCGGGCCTACGCCAAGCGCCAGCTGACCTGGTTCAATAAGGATAGCGAGATTTTCTGGCACCATCCCGAAGACGTGGATGGTATCGTAACCCGGGCCAGGCAGTTCCTGGAGTCGGCTTCCGCCGGTTGA
- a CDS encoding twin-arginine translocase TatA/TatE family subunit has translation MFGIGIPELLIILVIVLVIFGANKLPEIGSGMGRAIKNFKKATGEPEEIDVTPKSESKDASDKKE, from the coding sequence ATGTTTGGCATTGGTATCCCTGAGCTTCTAATAATACTGGTCATCGTCCTGGTCATTTTCGGGGCCAACAAGTTGCCTGAAATCGGTTCAGGAATGGGCCGGGCCATAAAAAACTTCAAGAAAGCCACTGGCGAGCCTGAAGAAATCGACGTCACACCCAAGTCCGAGTCCAAGGACGCATCCGACAAAAAAGAATAA
- a CDS encoding helix-turn-helix domain-containing protein: MSKEQLGKRVKRFREMNEISLEDLAQRTGLEVAFLKSLEDDSVYPSLGPLLKVARGLGVRMGTFLDDELGQDPLIVRLGEREEGLSMLGGKGCSVDMKFYSLGKGKTDRHMEPFFVELMPAACGEPKLSSHEGEEFIVVHEGSIEITYGKDVLTLGKGDSIYLNSIVPHHVAAGGNAPASIYAVLYFPE; this comes from the coding sequence ATGAGCAAAGAGCAACTCGGCAAGCGTGTCAAACGATTCCGGGAAATGAACGAGATCAGTCTTGAAGACCTGGCCCAGCGCACGGGACTTGAAGTTGCGTTTTTAAAATCTCTGGAAGACGATTCCGTCTATCCTTCCCTTGGGCCGCTGCTCAAGGTCGCGCGGGGGCTGGGTGTGCGCATGGGCACTTTTCTGGATGACGAGTTGGGTCAGGACCCGCTCATCGTGCGTCTGGGAGAACGGGAAGAGGGTCTGAGCATGCTCGGCGGCAAGGGCTGTTCCGTGGACATGAAGTTCTATTCTCTTGGCAAGGGCAAGACCGATCGGCACATGGAGCCTTTCTTTGTCGAACTCATGCCCGCAGCGTGCGGGGAGCCAAAGCTGTCCAGCCATGAAGGCGAGGAGTTCATTGTCGTGCACGAAGGTTCCATCGAGATCACGTACGGCAAGGACGTGCTGACCCTCGGCAAGGGGGATTCCATTTATCTCAATTCCATCGTTCCGCATCATGTGGCGGCTGGCGGGAATGCTCCGGCCTCCATTTATGCGGTGCTCTATTTTCCGGAATAG
- a CDS encoding AMP-binding protein yields the protein MDKPALREITLGQMLDEAIMQHPDNEAVVYVDRNFRMTYREFGELVDNLAKGLMAMGVQKGEKVAIWATNVPYWVAFQFATAKIGAVLLTVNTFYKTAELEYLLKQSECENLLLIDSFRDTDYVQTVYELVPELKTQERGYLRSEKFPDLKRVFFLGQEKHRGMYSMPELLALSRVTTEEDYRARQASLDPHDVVNMQYTSGTTGFPKGVMLTHYNIGNNGFWIGENQKFTHNDRVCLPVPLFHCFGCVLGVLAAISHAATLVILEGFNPLMVLAAVEEEKCTALYGVPTMFISVLEHRSFSRYDLSSLRTGIMAGSPCPAPVMEKVMDVMNMKEITICYGLTETSPVMTQTRVNDSIEQRTTSVGRAMPEIEVRVVDPETGEPVAPGVQGEVCCRGYNVMKGYYNNPDATAQAIDPDGWMHSGDLGTMDEDGYLSITGRLKDMIIRGGENVYPREIEEFLYRMEGIKDVQVVGVPSRKYGEEVGAFVILKEGFDYATEDIRDFCRGQISRYKIPKYVVFLDEYPMTASGKIQKFKLRDLAGQYFPEAME from the coding sequence ATGGACAAGCCTGCGTTGCGAGAAATTACCCTGGGGCAGATGCTTGATGAAGCCATCATGCAGCACCCGGACAATGAAGCCGTGGTCTACGTGGACCGGAATTTTCGGATGACCTACCGGGAATTCGGGGAACTGGTCGACAACCTGGCCAAGGGTCTCATGGCCATGGGCGTGCAGAAAGGCGAGAAGGTGGCCATCTGGGCGACCAACGTGCCGTACTGGGTCGCTTTTCAGTTCGCCACGGCCAAGATCGGGGCTGTTTTGCTGACGGTCAACACCTTCTATAAAACGGCCGAGCTGGAATACCTGCTCAAGCAGTCCGAGTGCGAGAACCTGCTGCTCATCGATTCCTTTCGGGACACCGATTACGTGCAGACCGTGTATGAACTGGTTCCGGAGCTCAAAACCCAGGAGCGGGGATATCTGCGCAGCGAAAAATTCCCGGATTTGAAGCGGGTGTTCTTTCTGGGGCAGGAGAAACATCGGGGCATGTACTCCATGCCCGAGCTGCTGGCGCTGAGCCGGGTCACCACCGAAGAGGATTACCGCGCCCGGCAGGCCTCCCTTGATCCGCACGACGTGGTCAACATGCAGTACACGTCGGGCACCACCGGCTTCCCCAAAGGCGTCATGCTGACCCACTACAACATCGGCAACAACGGGTTCTGGATCGGCGAAAACCAGAAATTCACCCATAATGACCGGGTCTGTCTGCCTGTGCCGCTCTTTCACTGCTTCGGCTGCGTGCTGGGAGTCCTGGCCGCGATCAGCCACGCCGCCACCCTGGTCATCCTCGAGGGGTTCAATCCGCTCATGGTCCTGGCCGCCGTCGAGGAGGAAAAGTGCACCGCTCTTTACGGCGTGCCCACCATGTTCATCAGCGTGCTCGAGCATCGCTCCTTTTCGCGTTATGATCTTTCATCGCTTCGTACGGGCATCATGGCTGGTTCACCGTGTCCGGCGCCGGTCATGGAAAAGGTCATGGACGTCATGAATATGAAGGAGATCACCATCTGCTACGGCCTGACCGAAACCTCCCCGGTCATGACCCAGACCCGGGTCAACGACTCCATCGAGCAGCGCACCACGTCCGTGGGCCGGGCCATGCCCGAGATCGAGGTACGCGTGGTCGACCCCGAAACGGGCGAGCCCGTCGCTCCCGGCGTGCAGGGTGAGGTCTGTTGCCGTGGGTACAACGTCATGAAGGGCTACTACAACAACCCCGACGCCACGGCCCAGGCCATCGACCCCGACGGCTGGATGCATTCCGGAGACCTCGGCACCATGGACGAGGACGGCTACCTGAGCATCACCGGCCGCCTGAAGGACATGATCATTCGCGGCGGCGAGAACGTGTATCCGCGCGAAATCGAGGAATTCCTGTACCGCATGGAAGGCATCAAGGACGTGCAGGTCGTCGGCGTCCCGAGCCGCAAGTACGGCGAGGAAGTGGGGGCGTTCGTCATCCTGAAGGAAGGCTTCGACTACGCCACCGAGGATATCCGCGACTTCTGCCGTGGTCAGATCTCGCGCTACAAGATTCCGAAATACGTGGTCTTCCTGGATGAATATCCCATGACCGCGAGCGGCAAGATTCAAAAATTCAAGCTCCGCGACCTGGCCGGGCAGTACTTTCCGGAGGCCATGGAGTAG
- a CDS encoding HAD family hydrolase, whose amino-acid sequence MTAAAGQSRRFDLRRIRGVVFDCDGVLFDSRDVNRHYYNHILLALGLAPMSREDEDYAFMHTVDKAMARIIPADLMPKAVEVQGHMTYDDFIDRMVPEPGLFELLHTLEKLGVRMAVNTNRKNSMEKVLERFDLTRFFHPVMTAAKVALPKPDPEGLRRIVETWGLPAQEMSYLGDSSVDQETTNRAGVPFWAYRNPDLRAQLHVDSFHELRQWFETGFCEIID is encoded by the coding sequence ATGACAGCTGCTGCGGGCCAGTCCCGCCGTTTCGATTTGCGCCGGATTCGCGGCGTGGTCTTTGACTGTGACGGGGTGCTTTTCGATTCCAGGGATGTGAACCGTCATTATTACAACCACATCCTCCTGGCCCTGGGACTTGCGCCCATGAGCCGGGAAGATGAGGACTACGCCTTCATGCATACCGTGGACAAGGCCATGGCACGGATCATCCCGGCGGACCTCATGCCCAAGGCGGTAGAGGTGCAGGGACACATGACCTATGACGATTTCATCGACCGCATGGTGCCGGAGCCGGGGCTTTTTGAGCTGCTTCATACCCTGGAGAAGCTGGGAGTGCGCATGGCCGTCAACACCAATCGCAAGAATTCCATGGAAAAGGTGCTGGAGCGGTTCGATCTGACCCGCTTCTTCCATCCTGTCATGACCGCCGCCAAGGTGGCCCTGCCAAAACCCGACCCCGAGGGCCTGCGGCGCATCGTCGAAACCTGGGGCCTGCCAGCGCAGGAGATGTCCTATCTTGGGGATTCTTCCGTTGACCAGGAGACCACGAACCGGGCCGGGGTCCCGTTCTGGGCTTATCGGAACCCGGATTTGAGGGCCCAACTGCATGTGGACAGTTTTCATGAACTGCGGCAATGGTTTGAGACGGGTTTTTGCGAGATAATCGATTAG
- a CDS encoding YggT family protein — MPVFSSLFAAVYYVADSVLSLYFWVVIASVVMSWVNPDPYNPIVRGIRSLTEPVFYRIRKWLPFTYISGIDFSPFVVVLGIKFVQVFLARLMSQMMF; from the coding sequence ATGCCTGTTTTTTCGAGTCTTTTTGCGGCTGTTTACTATGTGGCCGACAGCGTGTTGTCTTTATATTTCTGGGTGGTCATCGCCTCCGTGGTCATGAGCTGGGTCAACCCCGATCCGTATAATCCCATCGTGCGCGGGATCAGGAGCCTGACCGAGCCTGTTTTCTACCGTATTCGCAAATGGTTGCCGTTCACGTATATCAGCGGAATTGATTTCTCGCCGTTTGTCGTGGTCCTGGGCATCAAATTCGTGCAGGTTTTTTTGGCTCGACTGATGTCGCAGATGATGTTTTAG
- a CDS encoding DUF167 domain-containing protein produces MCTDHPVFAGPAKNGGWRLGIWVQPGARKTEVAGLHGDFLKIRVQARAVDNKANSALTVFVSKILGIKASQVVIESGHASRQKNLLLDVEEEPDWKVFSEKALGKP; encoded by the coding sequence ATGTGTACGGACCACCCGGTTTTCGCCGGACCGGCCAAGAATGGAGGCTGGAGGCTTGGGATCTGGGTCCAGCCCGGGGCAAGGAAAACTGAAGTTGCGGGCCTGCATGGAGACTTTTTGAAGATCCGGGTGCAGGCCAGGGCCGTCGATAACAAGGCCAACAGCGCGTTGACCGTGTTTGTGTCCAAAATTTTGGGAATCAAGGCTTCGCAGGTGGTCATCGAGTCCGGGCATGCGTCCCGGCAAAAGAACCTGCTGCTGGATGTGGAGGAAGAGCCTGACTGGAAGGTATTTTCGGAAAAGGCATTGGGCAAACCATAA
- a CDS encoding DUF465 domain-containing protein, whose amino-acid sequence MEQQDLELIAANLGHDEELKSLWEEHVGFEKLLERYSGKAVLSPAEDLEVKEYKKKKLAGKTRIQALLEKYKRQEG is encoded by the coding sequence ATGGAACAGCAAGACCTCGAACTGATTGCGGCGAACTTGGGTCACGACGAGGAACTCAAGAGTCTGTGGGAGGAACATGTGGGTTTTGAAAAACTTTTGGAGCGCTACTCGGGCAAAGCCGTGCTTTCCCCTGCTGAAGATCTGGAAGTGAAAGAATACAAAAAGAAAAAGCTGGCCGGCAAGACCCGGATCCAGGCTTTGCTTGAGAAATACAAACGTCAGGAGGGATAG
- the ilvB gene encoding biosynthetic-type acetolactate synthase large subunit, whose amino-acid sequence MVLTGAQILMECLKREGVDLIFGFPGGAVIDIYDELPKHPIKHILVRHEQAAVHAADGFARASGKVGVCLVTSGPGATNTVTGIATAYMDSIPLVVITGQVPTHLIGNDAFQEADIVGITRPCTKHNYLVKNVADLATTIKQAFYIARTGRPGPVLIDLPKDVVNSKTKFSYPETISLRSYNPNVNPNRKQLRKAAELIAQSKQPVIYAGGGVISSDSAEELTRLAETFHLPVTTTLMGLGAFPGDHPQWLGMLGMHGTYTANMAINNCDVLISVGARFDDRVTGRVNSFAARAKIIHIDIDPTSISKNVVVDVPIVADCKQALAGLIEEAAKIKDVDWQAKHETWNTSLTEMRASHPLGYAKNGGSIKPQWVVEKIHELSKGEAIIATEVGQNQMWAAQFYTYRKPRTLLTSGGLGTMGYGFPAAIGAQFAFPDKLVVDIAGDGSIQMNIQELATAVSYQVPVKIVILNNGYLGMVRQWQELFYKKNYCATCLHTNPDFVALAKAYGAGGFLVERPEDLEATLKEAFAYPGPVIVDVRVEPEENVAPMVPAGAALSEMLLV is encoded by the coding sequence ATGGTCCTCACCGGTGCCCAGATTCTAATGGAGTGTTTGAAGCGGGAAGGGGTTGATCTCATTTTCGGATTTCCCGGGGGTGCGGTCATCGACATTTATGACGAACTCCCCAAGCACCCGATCAAACATATTCTGGTCCGTCACGAGCAGGCCGCAGTCCACGCAGCCGACGGGTTCGCCAGGGCATCGGGCAAGGTGGGCGTGTGCCTGGTCACTTCCGGGCCCGGTGCGACCAACACCGTGACCGGAATCGCCACGGCCTACATGGATTCCATTCCCTTGGTTGTGATCACGGGGCAGGTGCCCACGCACCTGATCGGCAACGATGCCTTTCAGGAAGCCGACATCGTGGGCATCACCCGGCCCTGCACCAAGCACAACTATCTGGTCAAGAATGTCGCCGACTTGGCCACGACCATCAAGCAGGCTTTTTATATTGCGAGGACCGGCAGGCCGGGGCCTGTCCTCATTGACCTGCCCAAGGATGTAGTCAATTCCAAGACCAAATTTTCCTATCCCGAGACCATAAGCCTTCGCAGTTACAATCCCAACGTGAATCCGAACCGCAAACAATTGCGCAAGGCCGCGGAGCTTATCGCCCAGAGCAAGCAGCCCGTGATCTACGCCGGAGGCGGTGTCATCTCCTCCGACAGCGCCGAGGAGCTGACCCGGTTGGCGGAAACGTTCCATCTGCCGGTCACCACCACGCTCATGGGCCTTGGCGCGTTTCCCGGAGACCACCCTCAGTGGCTTGGGATGCTTGGCATGCACGGGACCTACACGGCCAACATGGCCATCAACAATTGCGACGTGCTCATTTCCGTGGGCGCGCGCTTTGACGACCGGGTCACGGGCCGGGTCAATTCCTTTGCCGCACGGGCCAAAATCATTCACATCGACATCGACCCCACCTCCATCAGCAAGAACGTGGTCGTGGATGTGCCCATTGTCGCGGACTGCAAGCAGGCCCTGGCCGGACTGATCGAAGAGGCGGCCAAGATCAAAGACGTGGACTGGCAGGCCAAGCACGAGACCTGGAACACCTCCCTGACCGAGATGCGCGCTTCCCATCCGCTGGGCTATGCAAAGAATGGCGGGTCCATCAAGCCGCAGTGGGTAGTGGAGAAAATTCATGAGCTCTCCAAAGGGGAGGCCATCATCGCCACCGAGGTGGGGCAGAACCAGATGTGGGCCGCGCAGTTCTATACCTACCGCAAACCGCGCACCCTCTTGACCTCCGGCGGCCTTGGAACCATGGGCTACGGCTTTCCGGCGGCCATCGGAGCCCAGTTCGCTTTTCCGGACAAGCTGGTGGTCGATATCGCCGGCGACGGCTCCATCCAGATGAATATCCAGGAACTGGCCACGGCGGTCAGCTACCAGGTGCCGGTCAAGATCGTCATCCTGAACAACGGGTATCTGGGCATGGTCCGGCAGTGGCAGGAACTTTTCTATAAGAAGAATTACTGCGCCACCTGCCTGCACACCAACCCCGATTTCGTGGCCCTGGCCAAGGCCTACGGGGCCGGAGGATTTCTGGTCGAAAGACCCGAGGATCTGGAGGCGACCCTGAAAGAGGCCTTCGCCTATCCGGGTCCGGTCATCGTCGATGTGCGCGTGGAGCCCGAGGAAAACGTCGCGCCCATGGTCCCGGCAGGCGCGGCCCTGTCGGAAATGTTGCTGGTTTAG
- the ilvN gene encoding acetolactate synthase small subunit: MRHVLSILVENEPGVLSRVVGLFSGRGFNIESLNVGPTLEMGVSHITICTSGDEQIIEQIMKQLHKLITVIKVVDLTHLQAVEREIVLMKVGAEDAKRAEVLRIADIFRCKVVDVSPDELTLEITGDQGKIKAVVALLQRFGVKEFIRAGTVAMRRSMQLAD; the protein is encoded by the coding sequence ATGAGACATGTCTTATCCATACTTGTCGAGAACGAACCCGGAGTCCTGTCCCGCGTGGTCGGCCTGTTCAGCGGCCGGGGATTCAACATCGAATCCCTGAACGTCGGCCCGACCCTGGAAATGGGAGTTTCCCATATAACCATCTGCACCAGCGGCGACGAACAGATCATCGAGCAGATCATGAAGCAGCTGCACAAGCTCATCACCGTCATCAAGGTCGTCGATCTGACGCACCTGCAGGCTGTGGAGCGCGAGATCGTGCTCATGAAGGTCGGCGCGGAGGATGCCAAGCGCGCGGAAGTGCTGCGCATAGCGGATATTTTCAGGTGCAAGGTGGTCGACGTCAGCCCTGACGAGCTGACCCTTGAAATCACCGGTGATCAGGGCAAGATAAAGGCCGTGGTGGCCCTCTTGCAGCGTTTCGGCGTCAAGGAGTTCATCCGCGCCGGGACAGTGGCCATGCGCCGCAGCATGCAGCTTGCCGACTGA
- the ilvC gene encoding ketol-acid reductoisomerase — protein sequence MKVYYDKDADLNILKDKVVAIIGYGSQGHAHAQNLRDSGVQVIIGQRPGGPNWQLAREHGFEPVSAAEAAKKADLIQILVQDQYQPKVYEEEILPNLAPGKTLVFGHGFNIHYNQIVPPKDVDVVMIAPKGPGHLVRREFEKGGGVPCLVAVYQDATGQALGKALAYAAGVGGTRSGVLETTFAEETETDLFGEQAVLCGGVSELIRAGFETLTKAGYQPEIAFFECMHELKLIVDLLYEGGFKKMHHSISDTAEYGDYVTGPRVINEESRKAMQKVLEEIQDGTFARNWILENKANLPFFLARRRQSHEHQVEKVGDSLREMMAWLQK from the coding sequence ATGAAAGTTTATTATGACAAGGATGCTGATCTGAATATACTCAAAGACAAGGTCGTGGCCATCATCGGGTATGGCAGCCAGGGTCACGCCCATGCGCAGAATCTGCGCGACTCCGGCGTGCAGGTCATCATCGGCCAGCGTCCGGGCGGCCCCAACTGGCAGCTGGCCCGTGAGCACGGCTTCGAGCCGGTCAGCGCGGCCGAAGCGGCCAAGAAGGCCGACCTGATCCAGATTCTGGTTCAGGATCAGTACCAGCCCAAGGTCTACGAAGAAGAAATCCTGCCGAATCTGGCTCCGGGCAAGACCCTGGTCTTCGGTCACGGATTCAACATCCACTACAACCAGATCGTCCCGCCCAAGGATGTGGACGTGGTCATGATCGCGCCCAAGGGCCCGGGACATCTGGTGCGCCGCGAATTCGAGAAGGGCGGCGGAGTGCCGTGCCTGGTGGCTGTGTATCAGGACGCCACGGGTCAGGCCCTGGGCAAGGCCCTGGCCTATGCCGCCGGCGTCGGCGGAACGCGTTCCGGCGTGCTTGAAACCACATTCGCCGAAGAGACCGAGACCGATCTGTTCGGTGAGCAGGCAGTGCTCTGCGGTGGCGTGAGCGAGCTCATCCGCGCCGGGTTCGAAACCCTGACCAAGGCCGGTTACCAGCCTGAGATAGCCTTTTTCGAGTGCATGCACGAACTCAAGCTCATCGTGGACCTGCTCTACGAGGGTGGATTCAAGAAGATGCACCACTCCATCAGCGACACGGCCGAATACGGCGACTACGTGACCGGCCCGCGGGTCATCAACGAAGAGTCCCGCAAGGCCATGCAGAAGGTGCTCGAAGAGATTCAGGACGGCACCTTTGCCCGCAACTGGATTCTGGAAAACAAGGCCAACCTGCCTTTCTTCCTGGCCAGAAGGCGTCAGAGTCACGAGCATCAGGTGGAGAAGGTCGGAGACAGCCTGCGCGAAATGATGGCTTGGCTTCAGAAATAA